The Geotrypetes seraphini chromosome 6, aGeoSer1.1, whole genome shotgun sequence genome includes a window with the following:
- the LOC117362964 gene encoding centromere protein K-like encodes MSCNLTKHRKNGNAFEYLNQKLYQKIVKIVKKYQSKNRKLKEDLQREQKWLEEQQQLVDALTVRQEELRNLVVETSETRIIQELSNRIVKIKEYEKELLEALGEFLEEHFPLPEEQGSTNKKKKGLSTEPPAQLITLHEILEILIDKLMSTPHQPYLTIDDSYWPPYIEMLLRYGIALRHPEDPSKIRLEAFHQ; translated from the coding sequence atgtcttgtaatttaacaaagCATAGAAAAAATGGCAATGCTTTTGAATATCTCAATCAGAAGCTGTATCAAAAAATAGTCAAAATAGTCAAAAAATATCAGTCAAAGAATAGGAAATTGAAAGAAGATTTGCAAAGAGAACAAAAGTGGTTGGAGGAGCAACAGCAGCTGGTCGATGCTCTTACTGTGAGACAGGAAGAACTGAGAAATCTAGTGGTAGAGACGTCTGAGACGAGAATAATTCAAGAACTAAGTAACAGAATTGTGAAAATCAAAGAATATGAGAAAGAACTTCTGGAAGCTCTGGGTGAATTTCTGGAAGAACATTTCCCTCTCCCAGAAGAACAGGGAAGCACTAATAAGAAGAAAAAAGGCCTGTCGACAGAACCACCAGCCCAACTAATAACACTGCATGAAATTTTAGAGATCCTCATAGATAAATTAATGTCTACACCACATCAGCCATATTTAACAATTGATGACAGTTACTGGCCACCTTACATTGAAATGCTGCTGCGTTATGGAATTGCACTGAGACATCCAGAAGATCCAAGCAAAATTCGTTTAGAAGCTTTCcatcaataa